In Bradyrhizobium sp. CCBAU 051011, the following are encoded in one genomic region:
- a CDS encoding DUF4132 domain-containing protein, whose translation MFDFLKSVIGIGKPAGIATEADNATAREIVTDLKRLETVSPDLAKRAIGYVLTGEGSSVLLQIEQQASAVQNALSHYHYNTPTTAAQTTAQAAIKARSNVIGRRHGSEATWIRRYFEVLTLPHKGSRWGMFSHQGPSPLWLRGLFAQGELSLQTKLATDFNTVLSWRDAEDSATVFALDLLVLEKVNQYYFSGHDIGSKFDFKRGLLAEKQAAMESFAKYDRPGQAIFIHILKQFDLVKDEYFHFIYQQYLLTTSKAVREAAQNALLASPPETLAASATQTLADGNPTARAQAAQILPLVMGEQARPLLENHLAKETSKTVRKVIELGLGPAVVRDGAAETARTLKGDGAEGYLAADGTEVLSPPLAAMPGPTPLPDSVKAGYCNLLDKAHAQWMKHYEYQKALHENATAEQRKAWRKPELPKPIEHSVADRYCALLASDRPIDEDVVVKIGNISPFAPYNAGAAADPPFNNPDLTLWHLCRARSVEAGRTRNHNWLMGNLLNGHGAIPAAIHARLTNGLDLRTLATLMRQDLEPKALAIHVVNVGISEDLPAETIWPLLAAHFDVLDQALGQVAATDFREPPVLNALSRLRLFPKLPARYFNTVLIHALSAKKSVNKPARALLLGIDGIEQRLLPFLSDSKQDVRSGVAQMLGAIGAESAIEPLKKALGKEKSELVRAAVLGALRRLNVDISSYVSPEILIKEATTGLKGKKAKDIGWFPLDSLPALSWASGGTVPSDVPRWWIALAGKLAQAGGNTLFSLWLDQLTPESAEALGRHILGSFLRYDATHCSEDEANAHAKAHAQQRYEQYQEYAKRWDNEFYRSYTYEKAFADLRAEKLGIYLNNAQADRGILGLATRAEGTFAVQMVRTYMRDHYKRTAQVKALTEYLSGNTSSAALQLLLSIARRHRTNAVQVLAQELVERLADERNWTTDELADRTIPTAGLDERGTLDLEIGSRVYQARLDAEDVLTLYNPDGKVVKSLPQVSDGPDKESAAEAKKALSNAKKELKQVHEFQAKRLYEALCVGRRWQLADWQRFLLEHPIVGRLVQRLVWLGLDAQGEIVASFRPLEDLSLTDSSDNAVDPASFAAVQLAHRSLFTAEQSEAWKQHLADYKVDPLFNQLDRPVLTSAVGTSIEDRTGHIIEAFKLRSAAQKLGYERAQAEDGGWFTQYIKPFGGIAINAVIEFTGSPLPEENRAVALVAAKFVRARKGARSAYGVQIALNEVPSVLLSEVWNDLHQIAGAGSGFAEDWRNKVGW comes from the coding sequence ATGTTTGATTTTCTCAAATCGGTAATCGGCATCGGCAAACCGGCGGGAATCGCCACCGAGGCCGACAACGCCACGGCCAGGGAGATCGTAACCGACCTCAAGCGACTGGAGACGGTCAGCCCGGATCTCGCGAAGCGAGCCATCGGCTACGTCCTGACGGGTGAAGGCAGCTCCGTGCTGCTTCAGATCGAGCAACAGGCCAGCGCCGTTCAAAATGCCCTCAGCCACTATCACTACAACACCCCGACGACGGCGGCTCAGACCACGGCGCAGGCGGCCATCAAGGCCCGCAGCAACGTTATCGGGCGTCGACATGGATCCGAAGCAACCTGGATACGTCGCTATTTCGAGGTGCTCACGCTACCTCACAAAGGTTCGCGCTGGGGTATGTTCTCGCATCAGGGACCGAGCCCATTGTGGCTTCGGGGCCTTTTTGCCCAGGGGGAGCTCAGCCTGCAAACGAAGCTGGCAACCGATTTCAACACGGTCTTGAGCTGGCGCGATGCTGAAGATAGCGCGACGGTTTTCGCGTTAGACCTGCTCGTTCTGGAGAAGGTCAACCAATACTACTTTAGCGGCCACGACATCGGATCGAAGTTTGATTTCAAGAGAGGCCTGCTCGCGGAGAAGCAGGCGGCCATGGAGTCGTTTGCGAAATATGACCGCCCGGGCCAGGCCATTTTCATTCATATCCTGAAGCAATTCGACCTGGTCAAGGACGAATATTTTCACTTCATCTACCAGCAGTACCTGCTGACAACCAGCAAGGCGGTTCGCGAGGCGGCCCAGAACGCGTTGCTCGCCTCACCGCCCGAAACATTGGCCGCAAGCGCCACCCAGACTCTCGCCGACGGCAACCCGACGGCACGTGCGCAGGCCGCGCAGATCCTGCCGCTTGTGATGGGTGAACAGGCCCGGCCGCTGCTCGAAAACCATCTTGCCAAGGAAACGTCAAAGACCGTCCGCAAGGTCATCGAACTCGGGCTGGGACCGGCGGTCGTGCGCGACGGCGCCGCCGAGACCGCGCGCACACTGAAGGGCGATGGCGCCGAAGGCTACCTTGCCGCTGACGGCACCGAAGTGCTTTCGCCGCCGCTCGCAGCGATGCCGGGACCGACGCCGCTGCCCGACAGCGTCAAGGCCGGATATTGCAATCTGCTCGACAAAGCCCACGCCCAGTGGATGAAGCACTACGAGTACCAGAAAGCACTCCACGAAAACGCGACGGCCGAGCAACGGAAGGCTTGGCGGAAACCAGAGCTGCCCAAACCGATCGAACACTCCGTTGCCGACAGATACTGTGCGTTGTTGGCCTCGGACCGTCCGATCGATGAGGATGTGGTCGTCAAGATCGGTAACATCTCCCCCTTTGCTCCCTACAACGCAGGGGCCGCGGCCGATCCACCGTTCAACAATCCAGACCTGACGCTGTGGCATCTCTGCCGCGCGCGTTCCGTTGAAGCGGGCAGGACAAGGAACCACAACTGGCTCATGGGGAATCTGCTGAATGGCCACGGGGCTATCCCCGCAGCTATTCATGCGCGACTGACCAACGGCCTCGATTTGCGCACTCTGGCGACACTGATGCGGCAGGACCTCGAACCGAAGGCGCTGGCAATCCACGTCGTGAACGTCGGCATCTCGGAAGACCTGCCTGCGGAGACAATCTGGCCACTTCTCGCAGCTCATTTCGATGTACTCGATCAGGCGCTCGGGCAAGTAGCAGCAACGGATTTTCGCGAACCGCCGGTCTTGAACGCGTTGAGCCGGCTCCGCCTGTTTCCGAAATTGCCGGCGCGCTATTTCAACACGGTCCTGATCCACGCGCTGTCGGCCAAGAAATCCGTCAACAAGCCGGCCCGCGCGTTGCTGCTCGGGATCGACGGTATAGAGCAACGTCTGCTGCCGTTCCTTTCGGACAGCAAGCAGGATGTCCGCTCGGGCGTCGCCCAGATGCTCGGCGCCATCGGTGCCGAGAGCGCCATCGAACCGCTCAAGAAGGCGCTTGGCAAGGAGAAGTCCGAACTGGTGCGGGCAGCTGTGCTCGGCGCGCTGCGCAGGCTCAATGTCGATATTTCCAGCTACGTCTCGCCGGAAATCCTGATCAAGGAAGCCACCACCGGCCTGAAAGGCAAGAAGGCCAAGGATATCGGCTGGTTTCCGCTCGATAGCCTGCCCGCCCTCAGTTGGGCGAGTGGCGGCACTGTGCCTTCAGACGTTCCACGCTGGTGGATCGCACTTGCGGGAAAGCTGGCGCAGGCGGGCGGCAACACGCTGTTCTCGCTCTGGCTCGATCAGCTCACGCCCGAGAGTGCCGAGGCGCTCGGTCGTCACATCCTCGGCAGCTTCCTGCGTTACGATGCAACGCACTGCTCTGAAGACGAAGCAAATGCCCATGCCAAGGCCCATGCCCAACAGCGCTACGAACAATACCAGGAATATGCGAAGCGCTGGGACAACGAGTTTTACCGCTCCTATACGTATGAAAAGGCGTTTGCCGATCTGCGTGCCGAGAAGCTTGGGATCTATCTCAACAATGCCCAGGCCGATCGCGGTATCCTTGGATTGGCGACGCGCGCGGAGGGTACCTTCGCGGTTCAGATGGTCCGCACCTATATGCGCGATCACTATAAGCGGACCGCGCAGGTCAAGGCGCTCACTGAATATCTGAGCGGCAACACGTCTTCGGCCGCGCTGCAGTTGCTGCTGTCGATCGCCCGCCGCCATCGCACCAACGCGGTCCAGGTGCTGGCGCAAGAGCTGGTCGAACGCCTTGCCGACGAACGGAACTGGACCACCGACGAGCTGGCCGACCGCACCATCCCGACGGCAGGTCTCGATGAGCGCGGCACGCTCGACTTGGAGATCGGCAGCCGTGTCTATCAGGCAAGGCTCGATGCCGAAGACGTGCTCACGCTCTACAACCCCGATGGCAAGGTGGTGAAGAGCCTGCCCCAGGTCAGTGACGGGCCTGACAAGGAGAGTGCCGCGGAAGCCAAGAAGGCGCTCTCGAACGCCAAGAAGGAATTGAAGCAGGTTCACGAATTTCAGGCCAAGCGGCTGTACGAAGCGCTCTGTGTCGGCCGGCGCTGGCAGCTTGCCGATTGGCAGCGCTTCCTGCTCGAGCATCCGATCGTCGGGCGGCTGGTGCAGCGCCTGGTCTGGCTCGGCCTGGACGCGCAAGGCGAAATCGTCGCTTCGTTCCGGCCGCTTGAGGATCTGTCATTGACCGATAGCAGCGACAATGCCGTCGATCCCGCCTCTTTCGCCGCCGTCCAACTCGCGCACCGCTCTCTGTTCACGGCCGAACAAAGCGAAGCCTGGAAGCAACATCTCGCCGACTACAAGGTCGACCCGCTGTTCAATCAGCTCGACCGCCCGGTGCTCACGAGCGCCGTTGGTACCTCCATCGAGGACCGCACCGGCCACATCATCGAGGCCTTCAAGCTGCGCAGCGCGGCACAGAAGCTCGGCTATGAGCGCGCGCAGGCCGAGGATGGCGGCTGGTTTACGCAATACATCAAGCCCTTTGGCGGCATTGCGATCAACGCCGTGATCGAGTTCACGGGATCTCCGCTGCCTGAAGAAAATCGGGCGGTGGCCCTGGTTGCGGCCAAGTTCGTGCGGGCGCGCAAGGGCGCGCGGTCGGCTTACGGCGTGCAGATTGCGCTCAACGAGGTGCCTTCGGTGCTGCTGAGCGAAGTCTGGAATGACCTTCATCAGATTGCAGGCGCCGGCAGCGGATTTGCTGAGGACTGGCGCAACAAGGTGGGCTGGTAA
- a CDS encoding DUF5682 family protein: MSALDPAATAIRLFDSERNLHFFPIRHHSPACALHLREALRAIRPTAVLIEGPVDFEPLIGELLAPGVVPPVAMVALPDNEARAEKGRGGTTYYPICRHSPEYVAIQQATDLGATVRFIDLPSRHPAMLSDGRDRQDQPLLPMRETMFDRGAYVEAMCARAGFRDGLALWDGLFEARARSTDWRGFFASVGAYCAALRAASDKDELQADGTLAREAMMRACIHDAIAKASGPIAVITGGFHTPALIDAQPDAPRPAGATTRSNAWLIRYDFRALDRLNGYGAGLPLPGFYERMWERLIGTNDDANSSLTEEILVGFRAHLIANEPALAFAFPTLRSMVEAARRLAELRGLSEPGRTELFDALRSSAIKEEIEVGAHPLLAAFTTFLQGDRLGDLPPGSRLPPLVERARGEARALGLSLEDAVPKTRELDIYRKPRHGQTSRFLHAMRLVAPAFAQRNKGPDRVHGFRADMLMETWTYAWSPAVEASLIERAADGETVRDAAATILIRRLADLEKEGQRNNAEAAFNLLSVAFDAGIGSAADTLAAAVGVAVDEDTNLARLTNALVIGQALNSRAKGMQSDNGVRAFASLLPPLLDRLARRIAELLYGLAAVSADNVGEATGCLAALAEAMADPDPPFPTQPLRDALQHLMTVQLDPQLAGAVIALAALIGLIDEPEAGRRLSAALAGAFERPGEAVRTLSGVMALAPQLFVNDSSVIAAIDGLFGAVDDQGFLALLPQLRMAFAELSPHETDRVAAVVAAAHGAGEDDIAILQQVPDARVLSEHLALGERLRSQWLQDGLAAWLEPSP, from the coding sequence ATGAGCGCACTCGATCCGGCCGCGACCGCCATTCGCCTGTTTGATTCAGAACGCAACCTTCACTTCTTTCCGATCCGTCATCACTCGCCGGCCTGCGCGTTGCACCTGCGCGAAGCGCTGCGCGCCATCCGTCCCACCGCCGTCCTGATCGAGGGGCCGGTCGATTTCGAACCTCTCATCGGCGAGCTGCTCGCGCCGGGCGTCGTGCCGCCGGTCGCCATGGTAGCGTTGCCCGACAACGAGGCGCGTGCCGAGAAAGGCCGCGGCGGCACCACCTATTATCCAATCTGCCGCCATTCACCCGAATATGTCGCGATCCAGCAAGCGACCGACCTCGGCGCCACCGTCCGCTTCATCGACCTGCCGTCCCGCCACCCCGCGATGCTGTCGGACGGTCGAGACAGGCAGGACCAGCCGCTGCTGCCGATGCGGGAGACCATGTTCGATCGCGGCGCCTATGTGGAAGCGATGTGCGCGCGAGCCGGTTTTCGCGATGGCCTGGCGTTGTGGGACGGTCTGTTCGAAGCGCGCGCCCGCAGCACCGACTGGCGCGGCTTCTTTGCCAGCGTCGGCGCCTATTGCGCGGCATTGCGAGCCGCATCGGACAAGGATGAATTGCAGGCTGACGGAACGCTGGCGCGCGAAGCCATGATGCGCGCCTGCATCCACGACGCGATTGCAAAGGCCTCCGGACCGATCGCTGTTATAACAGGCGGCTTTCACACGCCCGCGCTGATCGACGCGCAACCGGACGCGCCACGACCGGCCGGCGCCACCACCCGCTCGAATGCCTGGCTCATTCGCTACGACTTCCGCGCCCTCGACCGCCTCAACGGCTACGGCGCCGGTCTACCACTGCCGGGCTTCTACGAGCGGATGTGGGAACGCCTGATCGGAACGAACGATGATGCCAATAGCTCGCTGACTGAGGAGATCCTGGTCGGCTTTCGCGCGCATCTGATCGCGAACGAACCGGCGCTGGCGTTCGCGTTCCCGACCCTTCGCTCCATGGTCGAGGCGGCAAGGCGGCTTGCCGAGTTGCGCGGACTGTCCGAGCCCGGGCGAACCGAGCTGTTCGACGCGCTGCGATCGTCAGCGATCAAGGAGGAAATCGAGGTCGGCGCTCATCCGCTGTTGGCCGCCTTCACGACATTTCTCCAGGGCGACCGGCTAGGTGACCTGCCACCCGGCAGCCGGCTGCCGCCGCTGGTCGAGCGAGCCCGGGGCGAAGCCAGAGCTCTCGGCCTGTCGCTCGAAGACGCGGTGCCCAAGACACGCGAGCTCGATATCTACCGAAAACCCCGCCACGGTCAGACAAGCCGATTTCTGCACGCCATGCGGCTGGTCGCGCCCGCCTTCGCTCAACGCAACAAAGGCCCCGACAGGGTGCATGGCTTTCGCGCCGACATGCTGATGGAGACCTGGACCTATGCCTGGTCGCCCGCCGTCGAGGCCTCACTGATCGAGCGGGCGGCCGATGGCGAAACCGTCAGGGATGCCGCCGCCACGATCCTGATCCGGCGCCTTGCCGATCTCGAGAAGGAAGGCCAGCGCAACAACGCCGAGGCGGCTTTCAACCTCCTGAGTGTCGCCTTCGATGCCGGGATCGGCAGCGCCGCTGACACGCTGGCTGCGGCCGTCGGCGTCGCGGTAGATGAAGACACCAATCTGGCGCGCTTGACCAACGCCCTGGTGATCGGTCAGGCCCTCAACAGCCGGGCCAAGGGGATGCAGTCCGACAACGGCGTCCGGGCTTTCGCCTCGCTGCTTCCTCCCCTGCTCGATCGGTTGGCGCGGCGCATCGCCGAGTTGCTGTACGGCCTTGCCGCCGTCAGCGCCGACAATGTCGGCGAAGCGACGGGTTGTCTGGCGGCGCTGGCGGAGGCAATGGCCGATCCCGATCCGCCATTTCCGACCCAACCGCTCCGCGATGCCCTGCAGCATCTGATGACCGTCCAGCTCGATCCGCAACTTGCCGGCGCCGTCATTGCGCTTGCCGCGCTGATCGGCCTGATCGATGAGCCGGAAGCAGGACGACGCCTGTCGGCCGCGCTGGCGGGGGCATTCGAGCGCCCTGGTGAAGCCGTGCGCACGCTTTCGGGCGTGATGGCGCTGGCGCCGCAGCTGTTCGTCAACGACAGCAGCGTCATCGCGGCGATCGATGGTTTGTTCGGCGCCGTGGACGACCAGGGATTTCTCGCGCTGCTGCCGCAACTGCGCATGGCATTCGCCGAACTGAGCCCGCACGAGACCGATCGGGTTGCCGCAGTTGTCGCGGCAGCCCATGGTGCCGGCGAAGACGACATCGCGATCCTGCAGCAGGTCCCGGATGCGCGGGTGCTGTCGGAGCACCTGGCTCTCGGCGAACGGCTGCGCAGCCAATGGCTCCAGGACGGCCTGGCTGCATGGCTGGAGCCCTCGCCATGA
- the mgtE gene encoding magnesium transporter, giving the protein MAENIDIAQAAAARLTEGSVLDHLPMRDEEGQLRHEFVEEIARAIHAADRPLLCEVVAELHEADLGDLIAALEPEDRVTLVEITGTDFDFSALNEVDDAVREEILEELEPETVAEGVRELESDDAVQLLEGLDQEDKEEILEKLPPAEREPLERSLLYPENSAGRRMSSEFIAVPPDWTVGQTIDYMRDTPDLPDRFYEVYAVDAEKHWQGAVSLDTLLRARRPVPLADLIEEDRRRVSVLDDQEEVARMFGKYNLVAAPVVDTTNRLVGVITIDDVVDVIEEEADEDLKALGGVTSDEELSDNVWTIARGRFNWLLVNLATAFLASSVLGLFEGQLEKMVALAVLAPIVASQGGNAATQTMTVAVRALATRELGSNNAFRVVMREAMVGLVNGLAFAVITGVAAVAWFKIPGLGVVIGLAIICNLVAGALGGILIPMVLDRVRADPAVASGTFVTTITDVVGFFSFLGIATLWFGLK; this is encoded by the coding sequence ATGGCCGAGAATATCGACATTGCCCAAGCCGCCGCAGCGCGGCTCACGGAAGGCTCGGTGCTTGACCATCTCCCGATGCGGGATGAGGAGGGCCAGCTCCGTCACGAATTCGTCGAGGAGATCGCGCGCGCCATTCATGCCGCCGACCGGCCGCTGCTGTGCGAGGTGGTGGCGGAACTCCATGAGGCTGATCTCGGCGATTTGATCGCCGCCCTCGAACCCGAGGACCGCGTCACCCTCGTCGAGATCACCGGCACCGATTTCGACTTCTCGGCGCTCAACGAGGTCGACGACGCCGTCCGCGAGGAGATCCTCGAGGAGCTCGAGCCGGAGACGGTCGCCGAGGGCGTCCGCGAACTGGAGTCCGACGACGCCGTCCAACTGCTCGAAGGCCTCGACCAGGAGGACAAGGAAGAGATCCTCGAAAAGCTGCCGCCGGCCGAGCGCGAGCCGCTGGAGCGCAGCCTGCTTTACCCGGAAAATTCCGCAGGCCGGCGGATGAGCTCGGAGTTTATCGCAGTGCCGCCGGACTGGACCGTCGGCCAGACGATCGACTACATGCGAGATACCCCCGATCTGCCCGACCGCTTCTACGAGGTCTACGCGGTCGATGCCGAAAAGCACTGGCAAGGCGCGGTCTCGCTCGACACGCTGCTGCGGGCGCGCCGCCCTGTGCCGCTTGCCGACCTGATCGAGGAAGACCGCCGCCGCGTCTCCGTACTCGACGACCAGGAAGAGGTCGCGCGGATGTTCGGCAAGTATAATCTGGTCGCCGCTCCCGTCGTCGACACCACCAACCGGCTGGTCGGCGTCATCACCATCGACGACGTCGTCGACGTCATCGAGGAAGAGGCCGACGAGGATCTGAAGGCGCTGGGCGGCGTCACCAGCGACGAAGAATTGTCCGACAATGTCTGGACCATCGCACGCGGCCGCTTCAACTGGCTGCTCGTCAACCTCGCGACCGCGTTCCTGGCGTCCTCCGTGCTTGGCCTGTTCGAGGGCCAGCTCGAGAAGATGGTGGCGCTCGCCGTGCTGGCGCCGATCGTGGCGAGCCAGGGCGGTAACGCCGCGACCCAGACCATGACAGTGGCAGTGCGGGCGCTGGCGACCCGCGAGCTCGGTTCCAACAATGCGTTCCGCGTCGTCATGCGCGAGGCGATGGTCGGCCTCGTCAACGGGCTCGCCTTTGCCGTCATCACCGGCGTCGCCGCGGTGGCGTGGTTCAAGATCCCGGGCCTTGGCGTCGTGATCGGCCTCGCCATCATCTGCAACCTGGTGGCCGGCGCGCTCGGCGGCATCCTGATCCCGATGGTGCTGGACCGGGTGCGCGCCGATCCGGCGGTGGCGTCAGGGACCTTCGTCACAACCATCA
- a CDS encoding AAA family ATPase, producing the protein MEQRNALQLRPSAEIRFADELAALKAADQGRRPPGWALSARAVRSFILGDSKLAIRRKFYGDDALVERALVALMSEQGLMLVGEPGTAKSMLSELLAAAISGSSMLVVQGSTGVTEDHVRYGWNYALLIAEGPTPRALVPSPVMEAMRLGRVVRVEELTRCPPEIQDVLISVLSEKVMAVPELGESASVYAAPGFSVIGTANLRDRGVHEMSSALKRRFNFETVTPLTDPALETELIRQEVDKRLGQADISVNFPDEVTDLLVTTFQDLRRGQTKDQVPLSKPAAVMSTAEAVNIAHAAALEAAFLGNGDVGGAHIGRQLHGVIVKDNAEDVKKVRAYVDHIVKERARRSKVWSDFLGAVKAMKDES; encoded by the coding sequence ATGGAACAACGAAACGCGTTGCAACTGCGCCCCAGCGCCGAAATCCGGTTCGCCGACGAGCTCGCGGCGCTGAAGGCAGCCGATCAGGGAAGACGGCCGCCGGGATGGGCGCTCTCCGCACGCGCGGTCCGCAGCTTCATCCTCGGCGACAGCAAGCTCGCCATTCGGCGCAAATTCTATGGTGACGATGCGCTGGTCGAACGAGCATTGGTCGCCTTGATGAGCGAGCAAGGCCTGATGCTGGTGGGCGAGCCGGGCACGGCCAAGTCGATGCTGTCCGAATTGCTGGCTGCAGCGATCAGCGGTTCGTCGATGCTGGTGGTACAGGGATCGACCGGCGTCACCGAGGACCATGTCCGGTACGGCTGGAACTATGCGCTGCTGATCGCCGAGGGACCGACCCCGCGCGCGCTCGTTCCCTCCCCGGTGATGGAAGCGATGCGTCTTGGCCGTGTCGTACGCGTCGAGGAGCTGACGCGATGCCCGCCGGAGATTCAGGATGTCCTGATCTCCGTGCTGTCGGAAAAGGTGATGGCGGTACCCGAGCTCGGCGAGAGCGCCAGCGTCTACGCAGCGCCCGGCTTCTCGGTGATCGGCACCGCCAATCTCCGCGACCGCGGCGTGCATGAAATGTCGAGCGCGCTCAAGCGCCGTTTCAACTTTGAAACTGTGACCCCGCTGACCGACCCGGCCCTGGAAACCGAGTTGATCCGTCAGGAAGTCGACAAGCGGCTCGGTCAGGCTGATATCTCAGTGAACTTCCCCGACGAGGTCACCGATCTTCTCGTCACCACCTTCCAGGATCTGCGCCGCGGTCAGACCAAGGACCAGGTGCCGCTGTCAAAACCGGCAGCCGTGATGTCGACGGCGGAGGCCGTGAACATCGCCCACGCGGCGGCACTCGAAGCAGCGTTCCTCGGCAATGGCGATGTCGGCGGCGCCCATATCGGACGCCAGTTGCATGGCGTCATCGTCAAGGACAATGCGGAGGACGTGAAGAAGGTTCGCGCCTATGTCGATCACATCGTCAAGGAGCGCGCCCGCCGCAGTAAAGTGTGGTCGGATTTCCTCGGCGCAGTGAAGGCCATGAAAGACGAGAGCTGA
- a CDS encoding polysaccharide deacetylase family protein, protein MGVVTSVAAQAASAADCPGHPDAIGTSRTIVVDPRAYPIIGTMQYGKTLPLQDREVVLTFDDGPLPKYSNLILDILAAHCAKATFFMVGSQANANPEGVRKVRDAGHTVATHSQNHPAGMDRLPFDRSKQEIEQGIASVTAALGDGTAPAPFLRIPGLRRTDEIEAFAASKGLQLWSADFPADDWRDVSANRVYELAMQRLERKGKGILLLHDIQPRTVTALPRILHEMKARGYRIVHVVPATPGRPATPTEPQQWLLHPPSETVAISRWPKVPKFAAAGPAALPIPALSDLDWRNPDAVTRAHRRGGAVPLPLIALWPRQITLPPNGVLATLPVPAASIFRIPDPLTLTSPVRRIDTAANARATEVSAKLAGKSRRNGHPAAARPAASAAQPAPPGAATTPKPADSRKNGRSVRVAGLKKR, encoded by the coding sequence GTGGGCGTCGTAACCTCTGTCGCCGCACAGGCTGCGTCGGCCGCCGATTGCCCAGGTCATCCCGACGCCATCGGCACGTCACGCACCATCGTGGTCGATCCGCGCGCCTACCCCATCATCGGCACCATGCAATATGGCAAGACGCTGCCGCTGCAGGACCGTGAGGTGGTGCTGACCTTCGATGACGGCCCGCTGCCGAAATACAGCAACCTGATCCTCGACATTCTGGCCGCGCATTGCGCAAAGGCGACCTTCTTCATGGTCGGGAGCCAGGCCAACGCCAATCCGGAAGGCGTGCGCAAGGTTCGCGATGCCGGCCATACGGTGGCCACCCACAGCCAGAACCATCCCGCCGGCATGGATCGACTGCCGTTCGACCGCTCCAAACAAGAGATCGAACAGGGCATTGCCTCGGTGACCGCGGCACTCGGCGACGGCACCGCGCCGGCGCCGTTCCTGCGCATTCCCGGCCTGCGCCGGACCGACGAGATCGAGGCATTCGCCGCTTCCAAGGGGCTTCAGCTGTGGAGCGCCGATTTCCCGGCCGACGACTGGCGCGACGTCTCCGCCAATCGCGTCTATGAGCTTGCGATGCAGCGGCTGGAGCGAAAGGGCAAAGGCATCTTGCTGCTGCACGACATCCAGCCGCGCACGGTCACGGCGCTGCCGAGAATCCTGCACGAAATGAAGGCGCGCGGCTATCGCATCGTCCATGTCGTGCCGGCGACACCGGGGCGGCCGGCGACGCCGACCGAACCGCAGCAATGGCTGTTGCATCCGCCGTCAGAGACGGTGGCGATTTCGCGCTGGCCGAAGGTTCCGAAATTCGCTGCAGCCGGCCCGGCCGCGCTTCCTATCCCAGCCTTGTCCGATCTTGACTGGCGCAATCCGGATGCCGTTACGCGCGCACATCGGCGCGGAGGCGCTGTGCCCTTGCCGCTGATAGCGCTGTGGCCGCGGCAGATCACCTTGCCGCCGAACGGCGTGCTGGCCACACTCCCGGTGCCGGCTGCGAGCATTTTCAGGATTCCGGATCCGTTGACGCTGACCTCGCCCGTACGCCGGATCGACACGGCAGCTAATGCCCGTGCCACCGAAGTCTCCGCCAAGCTGGCCGGCAAGTCGCGCCGCAACGGGCACCCGGCGGCGGCGCGGCCGGCGGCATCGGCCGCCCAGCCTGCGCCACCGGGCGCCGCAACTACGCCCAAGCCGGCAGATTCCAGAAAGAACGGGCGCTCGGTCCGGGTGGCCGGCTTGAAGAAGCGCTGA
- a CDS encoding polysaccharide deacetylase family protein: protein MSSVAPAAAAECPRKDALGTSRVLAVDTATYPRVGLKSFPQTLPLADREVVLTFDDGPWPATDKKILAALAQECVRATFFLIGRSASAHPELVRRMAAEGHTIAHHTWSHRNLKYMKPEAAIGEIDKGIAAAEAALHGTATTTPSTPFFRFPYFDMSPATLEALQKRGIAVLGADLWASDWNPMTPAQQLKLLTDRLQVARKGIILLHDPKGQTATMLPAFLRYLRDNHYRVVHLVPADAKTVASKAH from the coding sequence ATGAGCTCCGTCGCGCCGGCCGCCGCCGCCGAATGTCCCCGCAAGGACGCGCTCGGCACCTCGCGCGTCCTTGCGGTGGATACCGCTACCTACCCGCGCGTGGGGCTCAAGAGCTTTCCACAAACGTTGCCACTGGCAGACCGCGAGGTGGTGCTGACCTTCGATGACGGGCCGTGGCCTGCGACGGACAAGAAGATCCTGGCGGCGCTGGCGCAGGAATGCGTGCGCGCCACCTTCTTCCTGATCGGAAGGTCGGCCTCAGCCCATCCCGAGCTGGTGCGAAGAATGGCAGCCGAGGGCCATACCATCGCCCACCACACCTGGAGCCACCGCAATCTGAAATACATGAAGCCGGAGGCGGCCATCGGCGAGATCGACAAGGGTATCGCGGCGGCCGAAGCGGCGCTGCACGGGACGGCCACCACGACCCCGAGCACACCGTTCTTTCGCTTCCCCTATTTTGATATGTCGCCCGCCACGCTGGAGGCCTTGCAGAAGCGCGGCATCGCCGTGCTGGGCGCTGACCTCTGGGCCAGCGATTGGAATCCGATGACGCCGGCCCAGCAGTTGAAACTGCTCACCGATCGGCTGCAGGTCGCCCGCAAAGGCATCATCCTGCTGCACGACCCGAAGGGACAGACCGCCACCATGCTGCCGGCCTTCCTGCGCTATCTCCGCGACAACCATTACCGCGTGGTTCACTTGGTTCCGGCGGATGCCAAAACCGTGGCCAGCAAAGCACATTAG